A window of the Chloroflexus sp. Y-396-1 genome harbors these coding sequences:
- a CDS encoding hemolysin family protein yields the protein MQELLIIIALALANGLFAATELAVVSARRGRLEQRAEEGHRGAAIALQLQEDPDRFLAAVQIGITLIGTLNGVFAGATLAIQITPWIARNEWLAPYAAQLAQFLVVLLVTYLSLVLGELVPKRIALQSAETIATLMARPMLLLAHISTPIIALLSASTRLILMMLGRANVAEDRVTEEDIRALVREGAETGEVELQEQQFIERVFRFSDRAVRHIMTPRHEVEMVAANRTLGEVIDELLASGYSRFPVYEETPDQIVGILHVRDLLLLYRKKGEHALVREAVSPPLYVPENSRASALLTTFRRSRRHMALVVGELGGIEGIVTLEDVLEEIVGEIDDEYDDATPPPIIRREDGSYLVEGALPIDEVRTLLEVDELPDEETYRYETLAGLVISLIGQIPRAGDVTHWGGWRFEVVDMDGLRVDKVLISRELKTE from the coding sequence ATGCAAGAACTCTTAATTATTATCGCACTAGCTCTGGCTAACGGTCTTTTTGCCGCTACCGAGTTGGCAGTGGTTTCAGCACGACGTGGACGTCTCGAACAGCGCGCTGAAGAAGGTCATCGCGGAGCAGCAATTGCACTGCAATTACAAGAAGACCCTGATCGCTTTCTGGCGGCAGTGCAGATCGGGATCACTCTTATCGGAACACTTAATGGTGTCTTCGCCGGAGCGACTCTTGCCATTCAGATTACGCCCTGGATTGCTCGTAATGAATGGCTGGCGCCTTATGCTGCGCAACTAGCCCAATTTCTGGTCGTGTTACTGGTGACCTATCTGTCGCTGGTGTTAGGCGAATTGGTTCCCAAACGGATTGCGCTGCAAAGTGCAGAAACGATTGCCACCTTGATGGCGCGACCAATGTTGTTGCTCGCCCATATCAGTACGCCAATTATCGCGTTGCTGAGCGCTTCAACCCGTTTGATATTGATGATGTTAGGGCGGGCGAATGTTGCTGAGGATCGAGTGACCGAAGAGGATATTCGTGCGCTGGTGCGTGAAGGAGCGGAAACGGGCGAAGTTGAATTGCAAGAGCAGCAGTTTATCGAGCGGGTCTTTCGCTTCAGTGATCGGGCAGTGCGGCATATAATGACACCGCGCCACGAAGTGGAAATGGTTGCCGCCAACCGTACCCTCGGCGAAGTCATCGATGAATTGCTCGCCAGTGGTTACTCGCGCTTTCCGGTGTACGAAGAGACACCCGATCAGATTGTAGGGATTCTCCACGTGCGCGACTTGCTCTTACTCTACCGGAAGAAAGGTGAACACGCGCTGGTGCGCGAAGCCGTTTCACCTCCGTTGTACGTCCCTGAAAATAGTCGAGCGTCGGCATTGCTGACCACATTCCGGCGCAGCCGACGTCACATGGCGCTCGTTGTGGGCGAATTAGGGGGGATTGAAGGCATTGTTACCTTGGAAGACGTTTTGGAAGAAATCGTCGGTGAAATTGATGATGAATACGATGATGCAACCCCGCCGCCCATCATACGGCGTGAAGATGGTTCTTACCTGGTCGAAGGTGCCTTGCCGATTGATGAGGTCCGTACCTTGCTTGAAGTTGATGAATTGCCCGATGAAGAGACCTACCGCTACGAGACATTGGCCGGTCTGGTGATCAGTCTCATCGGCCAGATTCCGCGCGCGGGTGATGTGACGCATTGGGGCGGATGGCGCTTTGAGGTGGTCGATATGGATGGCTTACGAGTCGACAAGGTATTGATTTCACGTGAGTTGAAAACAGAGTAA
- the tpiA gene encoding triose-phosphate isomerase — translation MRTPLIAGNWKMYKTVGEATLLVRELLAGLGELTDREAIVCPPFTALAAVAPLLTNTPLGLGAQNLYPEAQGAFTGEVSPPMLVDIGCRYVIVGHSERRQYFGESDAFVNRKLRAALAHGLRPIVCVGESKPQRDAGQAEPIVTAQVRAALVDVMPEQMLNVVIAYEPIWAIGTGDTATPADAQAMHAAIRATLHELYGAEIAAAVRIQYGGSVKPDNIDELMAQPDIDGALVGGASLQAASFLRIIHYR, via the coding sequence ATGCGTACTCCGCTGATTGCCGGAAATTGGAAGATGTACAAAACGGTTGGTGAAGCAACCCTCCTAGTTCGTGAATTACTGGCTGGCCTCGGTGAACTGACTGACCGTGAAGCGATTGTTTGTCCGCCGTTCACTGCACTGGCCGCTGTCGCACCGTTACTGACCAATACCCCGCTGGGATTAGGGGCGCAGAATCTCTATCCTGAAGCTCAAGGAGCTTTTACCGGCGAAGTCTCACCACCGATGCTGGTTGATATTGGTTGTCGCTACGTCATTGTTGGTCACAGCGAACGTCGCCAGTACTTCGGCGAGAGTGACGCATTCGTAAACCGTAAACTGCGCGCTGCTCTCGCTCATGGGCTGCGGCCAATCGTATGTGTGGGTGAGAGCAAGCCGCAGCGTGATGCCGGCCAGGCAGAGCCAATTGTGACCGCACAGGTTCGGGCAGCGCTGGTTGATGTGATGCCAGAGCAAATGCTTAATGTGGTGATTGCCTATGAGCCGATCTGGGCCATTGGCACCGGCGATACCGCTACTCCTGCCGATGCTCAGGCTATGCATGCCGCGATTCGAGCGACATTGCACGAGTTGTACGGAGCAGAGATCGCAGCAGCAGTACGTATTCAATATGGCGGCAGTGTCAAACCGGATAATATCGATGAATTGATGGCCCAGCCCGACATTGATGGCGCGCTCGTTGGTGGCGCTTCTTTGCAGGCAGCCAGCTTTCTCCGTATTATTCACTATCGATAG
- a CDS encoding peptidase M50, producing the protein MRDFTAFDDIFSRPRNDNVELLKAWAGTTLAFAIMQTGATNLLSGEFVINLIVAAVVAGIGFVLHELAHRIVARGYGAQAHFIANDRWLILSILISFLGIFIAAPGAVWHRGLLTVRQSGIIALVGPVTNLVLAVVFLLLFIPVMLLRPLFMELLITICYVGFRFNAWIGLFNMIPAGPFDGAKVLAWDWRVFAVTVAVGVGLTFLISDTVLFNVLQTILRAF; encoded by the coding sequence GTGCGAGACTTTACCGCCTTTGATGACATTTTCAGCCGTCCCCGTAACGACAATGTCGAACTGTTGAAGGCGTGGGCAGGTACGACCCTTGCCTTCGCCATTATGCAGACTGGGGCGACGAATCTGCTCAGTGGCGAGTTCGTGATCAACCTGATCGTTGCGGCAGTGGTTGCCGGCATCGGCTTTGTTCTCCACGAGCTGGCCCATCGGATTGTGGCCCGTGGTTATGGTGCTCAGGCTCATTTTATTGCAAACGATCGCTGGCTCATTCTCTCGATCCTGATCAGTTTCCTTGGTATCTTCATCGCAGCACCGGGCGCCGTCTGGCATCGCGGACTGTTAACGGTACGCCAAAGTGGGATCATTGCCCTGGTCGGGCCGGTCACCAACCTGGTGTTAGCGGTGGTATTTCTCTTGCTGTTCATTCCGGTTATGTTATTGCGTCCGCTATTCATGGAACTTCTGATCACCATTTGTTATGTCGGATTCCGCTTCAACGCCTGGATTGGCCTGTTCAATATGATACCTGCCGGCCCATTTGATGGCGCAAAGGTGCTGGCTTGGGATTGGCGGGTATTTGCCGTTACTGTGGCCGTTGGGGTGGGGCTAACCTTTTTGATCAGTGATACAGTGTTGTTCAACGTTTTACAGACGATTCTGCGGGCATTTTAA